One window from the genome of Thermoleophilaceae bacterium encodes:
- a CDS encoding PKD domain-containing protein, which yields MSASAATPYDPDSFSLSTDSSADVHVMSGACTFDTNTGAISGGTGCPTRDNGTGVVDNGIGAVIVPSGDTNEPDTLEFVMNSLTVDSGASITFVGSRNLALATLHDLTVGSGALVNANGLGGPGGYAGGGQGPGGGDHGATCGASGGGGSFGGFGGDGGNGVPSGGLYGSSDQSQLLGQGSGGGGAALGAGCGTQAAGNGGGGVALIAMGTLAIDGTVSADGTPTTGPTSNLPNQGGPGGGSGGAILLMAPHLALANQFVAHAKGGYGYSTGMQFGDGGGGGGGGRIFMLSDQSSSALSTSSDVPGGMGGAAHNISGSGLGGKNGDAGSLDSGAFLTLAGPQTKQAGQAAAFTATQAFGHSALSWNFGDGTSGTGTNPSHTYTAPGTYTVTVTATLTDSGETAIAQGSITITPAPTPPGGPGGGGGTPTPTPVPLPAPAVQHCIVPKLKGLSLSAAKRKLAHAHCKLGKVKKPKFRKGTKKRKLVIVKQPKANKMLPAGTKINVTLAPAKPKHHRG from the coding sequence GTGAGCGCCTCCGCCGCCACGCCGTACGATCCCGACAGCTTCAGCCTGTCGACCGATTCGTCGGCGGACGTGCACGTGATGAGCGGGGCGTGCACCTTCGATACGAACACGGGTGCGATCTCCGGCGGCACGGGTTGCCCAACGCGCGATAACGGCACGGGCGTCGTGGACAACGGCATCGGCGCCGTGATCGTCCCCTCGGGAGACACGAACGAGCCGGACACTCTCGAGTTCGTGATGAATAGCCTGACTGTCGATTCCGGCGCGTCGATAACGTTCGTCGGCAGTCGGAACCTGGCGCTCGCCACGCTGCACGATCTGACGGTCGGCAGCGGCGCGCTCGTGAACGCTAACGGCCTTGGTGGCCCGGGCGGCTACGCCGGTGGGGGGCAGGGCCCGGGTGGCGGGGACCACGGAGCCACCTGCGGCGCTTCGGGCGGAGGTGGCAGCTTCGGCGGTTTTGGCGGCGACGGAGGCAACGGCGTCCCCAGTGGGGGCTTGTACGGCTCCTCGGATCAGTCTCAGCTCTTGGGCCAGGGCAGCGGCGGCGGGGGCGCGGCACTAGGCGCCGGCTGCGGAACCCAGGCCGCCGGAAACGGTGGCGGCGGAGTCGCGTTGATCGCCATGGGAACCCTGGCGATCGACGGCACAGTCTCGGCTGACGGGACACCCACCACTGGCCCCACCAGCAACCTGCCCAACCAGGGCGGGCCCGGCGGCGGCTCAGGTGGGGCGATTCTTCTTATGGCACCGCACCTGGCGCTGGCGAATCAATTCGTCGCGCACGCCAAGGGAGGGTACGGCTACTCGACCGGCATGCAATTTGGAGATGGTGGAGGCGGTGGAGGTGGCGGCCGCATCTTCATGTTGAGCGACCAATCCTCAAGCGCACTTAGCACCAGCTCCGACGTGCCTGGCGGAATGGGCGGCGCGGCGCACAACATCAGCGGCTCCGGGCTGGGAGGCAAGAACGGCGACGCTGGGTCGCTCGACTCCGGCGCGTTCCTCACGCTCGCGGGCCCGCAGACCAAGCAGGCGGGCCAGGCCGCGGCATTCACGGCTACGCAGGCATTTGGCCACTCAGCCCTCTCCTGGAACTTCGGCGACGGCACGAGCGGCACGGGCACGAATCCCAGCCACACGTACACGGCGCCCGGCACCTACACGGTGACGGTCACCGCAACTCTCACCGACAGTGGCGAGACAGCCATCGCGCAGGGTTCGATCACGATCACGCCCGCGCCCACGCCGCCGGGCGGACCCGGCGGTGGCGGCGGCACGCCGACACCCACGCCGGTCCCACTGCCCGCCCCCGCGGTGCAGCACTGCATCGTCCCGAAGCTCAAGGGCCTTTCGCTCAGCGCCGCGAAGAGGAAGCTCGCCCACGCCCACTGCAAGCTCGGCAAGGTGAAGAAGCCGAAGTTCCGGAAGGGGACGAAGAAGCGGAAGCTGGTAATCGTCAAGCAGCCAAAGGCGAACAAAATGCTGCCCGCGGGGACAAAGATCAACGTCACGCTCGCCCCAGCGAAGCCAAAGCACCACCGTGGCTAG